Sequence from the Streptomyces mobaraensis NBRC 13819 = DSM 40847 genome:
AGCGCACGGGTTTCGTACGTAACGGAGACGTAACGCAGGCTGTCGGGCGCTCCGGAGTCTCCCGAGTGCCGACATGCACTCCTTCGGAGGGTTTCGCCGCACGGCCGCGGTCACGCGCGGTCAGGCCGTGGACCATGGTGCCGAGGGTGCCGTCGACACGGCCGGCGTTCCGTTCGCCGGACGTGCCGGGTTCCCGGTCATGGGACACGGAGGGGGAAACCATGCGGTCGCGTTCTCTCGTCAGGGCACTCGTCGGTCTGTCCGCCGCCGTCGGTCTCGCGGTCGCGAGCCCGGTCGGCGCGGGTACCGGTCACGCGGTCCCCGCGCCGCCCGCCGCGCGGCAGCAGGCGGGCCCGCTGTCCGCCGGTCGCCTCGCGGTGGAGAACCTGGGGCTGAGCGCCGCGCAGGCGCAGAACGTCCAGTGCTGGCTGAGGAAGTTCTGGGGCTACCCCGACGCCCTCGACGGGCAGTTGGGGACCAGCAGTTGGCAGGCGTACCAGAGAGCGCTGCGGCACGACTGGGGTTACATCGGCGCGATCGACGGGGTCGTCGGGAGCGGCACGGTGATGGCGCTGCAGCGGCAGATGCGGGACGCGGGCTGGGGGTACAGCGGGGCGATCGACGGGGTGGCCGGGCCGGAGACCAGGGCCG
This genomic interval carries:
- a CDS encoding peptidoglycan-binding domain-containing protein; its protein translation is MRSRSLVRALVGLSAAVGLAVASPVGAGTGHAVPAPPAARQQAGPLSAGRLAVENLGLSAAQAQNVQCWLRKFWGYPDALDGQLGTSSWQAYQRALRHDWGYIGAIDGVVGSGTVMALQRQMRDAGWGYSGAIDGVAGPETRAAFQRFAEACVSVCRQGIVV